A window of Desulfovibrio sp. X2 contains these coding sequences:
- a CDS encoding metal ABC transporter solute-binding protein, Zn/Mn family: MKRDFVMARLLAAVLAACCLCSPAAADSAQAGAESGHPGRLLVAVSIPAQKHIVEKIAGDLVEVLVVIPADSDPHGYEPKGTQLAALARARLLLRLGVPFEDGWAARLAGLDKGLTVVRTAEGTVMLPLPESRSDENGLTDGDATGPNAAAAAAPVEYDPHVWLSPAAVRTMALSTAQALAVADPAHAAAFRAGLEAMLAETAATDAAVRQSLALVPPGTSFLAAHPAFAYFAHDYGLQEIGIERAGREPDPAGLDALSAEAGGANVRLVLVSPAFPRRVAEELAKELGAKVVSIDPLAEDWSANMIRLAAAVAEGAR; the protein is encoded by the coding sequence ATGAAGCGTGATTTCGTCATGGCGCGGCTTCTTGCCGCCGTTCTCGCCGCCTGCTGCCTCTGCAGTCCGGCGGCGGCGGACTCGGCCCAGGCAGGGGCCGAGTCCGGGCACCCCGGCAGGCTGCTGGTGGCCGTGAGCATCCCGGCGCAGAAGCACATCGTCGAGAAGATCGCCGGCGACCTCGTCGAGGTCCTGGTAGTGATCCCGGCGGACAGCGACCCGCACGGCTACGAGCCCAAGGGGACCCAGCTCGCGGCCCTGGCCAGGGCGCGCCTGCTGCTGCGCCTCGGCGTGCCCTTCGAGGATGGCTGGGCCGCGCGCCTGGCGGGCCTGGACAAGGGGCTCACCGTGGTGCGCACGGCCGAAGGGACGGTCATGCTGCCCCTGCCCGAATCCAGGTCCGACGAGAACGGGCTGACGGACGGCGACGCGACAGGCCCCAATGCCGCAGCGGCGGCCGCGCCCGTGGAATACGATCCCCACGTCTGGCTCTCGCCCGCTGCCGTGCGCACCATGGCCCTGTCCACGGCCCAGGCCCTGGCCGTTGCCGACCCGGCCCACGCAGCGGCCTTCCGCGCCGGGCTCGAGGCCATGCTGGCCGAGACTGCGGCCACGGACGCCGCGGTGCGCCAAAGTCTGGCCCTGGTGCCGCCCGGCACGTCCTTCCTGGCGGCGCATCCCGCTTTCGCCTATTTCGCGCACGACTACGGCCTGCAGGAGATCGGCATCGAGCGGGCGGGCAGGGAGCCGGACCCCGCCGGGCTCGACGCGCTGTCCGCCGAGGCGGGCGGGGCCAACGTCCGCCTCGTGCTCGTCTCGCCCGCCTTTCCCCGCCGCGTGGCCGAGGAGCTGGCAAAGGAGCTCGGCGCCAAGGTGGTGAGCATCGACCCTCTGGCCGAGGACTGGTCCGCCAACATGATCCGCCTGGCCGCGGCCGTGGCGGAGGGCGCGCGCTGA
- a CDS encoding methyl-accepting chemotaxis protein, with protein sequence MFKRSIGSVLVVSVSLAVIVAIAGMGLYVTRSSNTMALETSRQAVTTQADLSATALKQYLDYSRSMVVSLAGQAAIISAFETGDPSRADERFASFIKAYPDYWAMFAFDLHGKVVAGYNALGKNMAGADRSDRDYVKAILAGQESYCSRTILKAKSADKEMLIFGVSAAVHDATGKLVGGVGVFPRWDVFTEHFIDTLHFGKRGYAFAFDENGVFIAHGQDKSTILKNFGDQEFIRQALQMKNGSLFYPWRGEQKFMAFVRVPETGWTVAMTTYVSEMTQLANEQRNVLVVVGICTILVLMAIIFIISRKLIVRPVQNIETFTAAVSGGDFQAALSGTYRYELKDLAENVRSMVLELKKRLGFSQGLLDGLTMPCVVVDNDQKILFVNQAILNFLEFDEQPDAYQGRDLAEFFYGEKGRDTLIGRAMREKRPVIGTLTEVKGRKGTLRFAQIDTAPLYDLDGNTLGGFGVFSDLTELRAQQKQVEAQNERIAAVARDAAQISDQVASASEELSAQVEQASRGADEQRRMTDETATAMEEMNATVLEVAKNAGQAAELADGARTKADQGAAIVRDVIGAIGTIKDKAGKLGADMAELGGQAQDIGRVLDVISDIADQTNLLALNAAIEAARAGDAGRGFAVVADEVRKLAEKTMQATKEVTQAIGAIQRSARESIAGTEDMAKAVDQGTERARLSGSALEEIQTMVVQTADQVRGIATASEQQSAASAEISRGTESVNRIAAETAQAMEQSAEAVSDLARLAQELNTLMDALKGQ encoded by the coding sequence ATGTTCAAACGCAGCATAGGCTCGGTTCTCGTCGTCTCGGTTTCCCTGGCAGTCATCGTGGCCATCGCGGGAATGGGACTTTACGTTACACGATCGTCCAACACCATGGCGCTCGAGACCTCTCGCCAGGCCGTGACCACCCAGGCCGACCTCTCCGCCACCGCCCTCAAGCAGTATCTCGACTACAGCCGCAGCATGGTCGTGAGCCTCGCGGGCCAAGCGGCCATCATCAGCGCCTTCGAGACCGGCGACCCGTCCCGCGCCGATGAGCGCTTCGCCAGCTTCATCAAGGCCTACCCGGACTACTGGGCCATGTTCGCCTTCGACCTGCACGGCAAAGTCGTGGCAGGCTACAACGCGCTCGGCAAGAACATGGCCGGTGCCGACCGTTCCGACCGCGACTACGTCAAGGCCATCCTCGCCGGGCAGGAGTCGTACTGCAGCCGCACCATCCTCAAGGCCAAGAGCGCGGACAAGGAGATGCTCATCTTCGGCGTGAGCGCCGCGGTGCACGACGCCACGGGCAAGCTCGTGGGCGGCGTGGGCGTCTTCCCCCGCTGGGACGTGTTCACGGAGCATTTCATCGACACACTGCACTTCGGCAAGCGCGGCTACGCCTTCGCCTTCGACGAGAACGGCGTCTTCATCGCCCACGGCCAGGACAAGAGCACGATCCTCAAGAACTTCGGCGACCAGGAGTTCATCAGGCAGGCCCTGCAGATGAAGAACGGCTCCCTGTTCTATCCCTGGCGGGGCGAGCAGAAGTTCATGGCCTTCGTCCGCGTGCCCGAGACCGGCTGGACCGTGGCCATGACCACCTACGTCTCGGAGATGACCCAGCTCGCGAACGAGCAGCGCAACGTCCTCGTGGTGGTGGGCATCTGCACCATCCTGGTGCTCATGGCCATCATCTTCATCATCTCGCGCAAGCTCATCGTCCGCCCGGTGCAGAACATCGAGACCTTCACCGCGGCGGTCTCCGGAGGCGACTTCCAGGCCGCGCTCAGCGGCACCTACCGCTACGAGCTGAAGGATCTCGCCGAGAACGTGCGGTCAATGGTCCTCGAGCTCAAGAAGCGGCTGGGCTTCAGCCAGGGCCTCCTTGACGGGCTGACCATGCCCTGCGTGGTCGTGGACAACGACCAGAAGATCCTCTTCGTCAACCAGGCCATCCTGAACTTCCTCGAGTTCGACGAGCAGCCCGACGCGTACCAGGGCCGCGACTTGGCCGAGTTCTTCTACGGCGAGAAGGGGCGCGATACGCTCATCGGCCGGGCCATGCGCGAGAAGCGCCCGGTCATCGGCACCCTGACCGAGGTCAAGGGACGCAAGGGAACCTTGCGCTTTGCGCAGATCGACACGGCCCCGCTCTACGACCTGGACGGCAACACGCTCGGCGGGTTCGGCGTCTTCTCCGACCTCACCGAGCTTAGGGCGCAGCAGAAGCAGGTCGAGGCGCAGAACGAGCGCATCGCCGCTGTGGCGCGCGACGCGGCCCAGATCTCCGATCAGGTGGCCTCGGCCTCGGAGGAGCTCTCCGCCCAGGTGGAGCAGGCCAGCCGGGGCGCGGACGAACAACGCCGCATGACCGACGAGACCGCCACGGCCATGGAGGAGATGAACGCCACGGTCCTCGAGGTGGCCAAGAACGCGGGCCAGGCCGCGGAGCTGGCCGACGGCGCGCGCACCAAGGCCGACCAGGGCGCGGCCATCGTGCGCGACGTGATCGGCGCCATCGGCACGATCAAGGACAAGGCAGGCAAGCTCGGCGCGGACATGGCCGAGCTCGGCGGCCAGGCCCAGGACATCGGCCGGGTGCTCGACGTGATCTCCGACATCGCGGACCAGACCAACCTCCTGGCCCTGAACGCGGCCATCGAGGCCGCGCGCGCAGGCGACGCGGGCCGGGGCTTCGCTGTGGTCGCGGACGAGGTCAGGAAGCTCGCCGAGAAGACCATGCAGGCCACCAAGGAGGTCACCCAGGCCATCGGGGCCATCCAGCGCAGCGCGCGCGAATCCATCGCGGGCACCGAGGACATGGCCAAGGCCGTGGACCAGGGCACGGAACGGGCCAGACTCTCCGGCAGCGCGCTGGAGGAGATCCAGACCATGGTCGTGCAGACGGCGGACCAGGTGCGCGGCATCGCCACGGCCAGCGAGCAGCAGTCCGCGGCCAGCGCGGAGATCAGCCGGGGCACGGAGTCGGTCAACCGCATCGCCGCGGAGACGGCCCAGGCCATGGAGCAGTCCGCCGAGGCCGTGTCCGACCTCGCGCGCCTGGCCCAGGAGCTGAACACCCTCATGGACGCGCTCAAGGGGCAGTAG